The following proteins come from a genomic window of Maylandia zebra isolate NMK-2024a linkage group LG22, Mzebra_GT3a, whole genome shotgun sequence:
- the vps72a gene encoding vacuolar protein sorting 72 homolog a, with product MSLAVGREPRKTAGNRMSKLLDAEEEDEFYKTTYGGFNDESGDDEYHGEHSDTEDEVDSDFDIDEGDEPDSDQEEDAPRRKSRVVTKAYKEPIKVPKPKPKRTEEQKKTEKTKVEPKRRIPQEFQDFAETRKSVRQSTSEHTRKTNLRLQERQDAPRRRRGAHRDRPLTQEELLAEAKITAEINIRSLENYERLEADKKKQVHKKRRFEGPTIRYHSVLMPLVSNPVLKEENVDVEGLDQDVPQTAPQNPTTPSQQSAGGLCSRTYITFSDDEAFEVAFPPSSQTSPQVPIQEVCPVTHKAALYRDPVTDIPYANARAFRIIREAYRKYVAAHGFPNTSGGSTVLDSSAAKGARQKMVMKQSAAAT from the exons ATGAGCCTCGCAGTTGGCCGCGAACCCAGAAAGACTGCGGGAAACCGTATGTCCAAACTACTGGATgctgaagaagaggatgagttCTACAAGACCACTTACGGAGGCTTCAACGAT GAATCGGGAGATGATGAGTATCACGGAGaacattcagacacagaggacgaGGTTGACAGTGACTTCGACATCGATGAGGGTGACGAGCCGGACAGTGACCAGGAGGAGGACGCACCTCGAAGGAAAAGTCGGGTTGTCACCAAAGCTTACAAG GAACCAATAAAAGTGCCAAAACCCAAACCTAAAAgaacagaggagcagaagaagaCAGAGAAAACTAAAGTGGAGCCAAAAAGGAGGATTCCACAAGAATTCCAAGATTTTGCAGAGA CTCGGAAGTCTGTCCGACAGTCCACCAGTGAACATACACGAAAGACGAATCTGCGCTTACAAGAACGCCAGGACGCCCCGCGAAGGCGACGAGGCGCTCATCGTGACCGACCCCTCACCCAGGAagagctgctggctgaggcGAAAATAACAGCCGAGATCAACATTCGATCACTTg AAAACTACGAACGTCTGGAGGCAGACAAGAAGAAACAAGTCCACAAGAAGCGGCGTTTTGAAGGACCAACCATCCGTTACCATTCAGTCCTTATGCCCCTCGTCTCAAACCCAGTccttaaagaagaaaatgttgATGTTGAGGG GTTGGACCAGGACGTTCCCCAGACTGCACCGCAGAATCCCACCACACCTTCCCAGCAGTCTGCCGGAGGCCTGTGCTCCCGCACTTATATAACATTCAGTGACGACGAAGCGTTTGAGGTCGCCTTCCCGCCAAGCTCCCAGACGAGTCCTCAAGTGCCCATCCAGGAGGTTTGTCCTGTTACCCACAAGGCCGCGCTGTACCGAGACCCAGTCACAGATATACCGTACGCTAACGCACGAGCCTTCCGCATCATCCGGGAAGCATACCGCAAATACGTGGCCGCTCATGGATTTCCGAACACTTCAGGAGGGTCGACGGTACTTGACTCTTCAGCAGCAAAGGGCGCCCGGCAGAAAATGGTTATGAAACAGAGTGCGGCTGCTACATAG
- the LOC101470009 gene encoding leucine-rich repeat and immunoglobulin-like domain-containing nogo receptor-interacting protein 1, giving the protein MFERSAVHQRLCWGALYLLAAGVALTSETRWLCPPSCHCNATVLEVNCSGGQLTRVPDGLSQEARLLNLTHNTLKTLVRQQFHTLTQLSDLDLSDNLLVIIEVEAFLGLQSLRTLRLCRNHLKIIPVGAFAGLTNLQLLDVSSNQLLVFLDFTFSELTSLRFMKAADNDLVYVSHQAFTGLISLQELHLDGCNLTAMPMEALTQLSVLRSLSFHRLGLTTLPNYSFRHLVHLKELVISHCPWLESLSGNSLFGLNLTSLTIKHGNLSAFPYIPLHHLVYLVYLDLSFNPITYIHANLLGDLLRLQELHLVGGSLLRIEIGAFRGLAHFRLLNASRNRLTTLEVGAFYSVDTLRTLGLDNNPLACDCRLLWVVQRRLYMDFGESPPTCITSVQLQGWNFLDFPEVELPDLLTCRPPRILNRKAQVLKVDQGHTVVFHCSAEGDPLPSVRWLNPQLRSLSPIGRVRALSNGSLEVRYAQPQDSGKYLCVASNAAGNDSLPISLHVQTFPSSSKKPFRLKGWSAFPSAAPGVNGNQKLNFDVKTLLIAATIGFLSFFSSVSVCFIFMFFWSKGKGQIKHTATIAYVPRSAMSSSNGGTSSYMETGRFTMKLL; this is encoded by the coding sequence ATGTTCGAGAGGAGCGCCGTCCACCAACGGCTGTGCTGGGGAGCTCTCTACCTGTTGGCAGCAGGGGTGGCACTGACATCTGAGACGCGTTGGCTGTGTCCGCCATCCTGCCACTGTAATGCTACGGTGCTGGAAGTCAACTGCTCTGGTGGCCAACTTACCAGAGTTCCTGATGGTCTCTCACAGGAAGCCAGGCTGCTAAACTTAACCCACAACACGCTTAAGACTTTGGTGCGTCAGCAGTTCCACACGTTGACACAGCTGTCGGACTTGGATTTAAGTGACAATCTTTTGGTAATAATTGAAGTGGAAGCCTTTCTTGGCTTGCAGAGTCTGAGAACTCTGCGCCTTTGTCGCAATCACCTGAAGATTATCCCAGTGGGAGCGTTTGCTGGCTTAACAAACCTCCAGTTACTGGATGTAAGCAGCAATCAGCTTCTTGTTTTCCTCGACTTTACTTTCAGTGAATTAACTTCCCTGCGGTTCATGAAAGCTGCAGATAATGACTTGGTTTATGTCTCTCATCAAGCTTTTACAGGACTAATCAGTCTGCAGGAGCTGCACCTTGATGGCTGCAACCTTACTGCTATGCCAATGGAAGCGCTCACACAACTTAGCGTGCTGAGAAGCCTTAGTTTTCACCGACTGGGCCTCACTACGCTGCCAAACTACTCTTTCCGCCACCTAGTCCACCTAAAGGAACTTGTCATTTCTCATTGCCCCTGGCTGGAGAGTCTGTCAGGGAACAGTCTCTTTGGCTTAAACCTCACATCACTAACCATTAAACACGGCAACCTAAGTGCCTTCCCCTACATCCCCTTACATCACCTTGTATATCTCGTATACCTTGACCTTTCTTTTAACCCCATCACCTACATTCATGCAAACCTTCTCGGAGACTTGCTCCGGCTCCAAGAGTTACATCTTGTTGGGGGATCGCTGCTTAGGATTGAAATCGGAGCATTCAGGGGTTTGGCCCACTTCAGATTGCTGAATGCATCCAGAAACCGTCTTACCACACTTGAGGTTGGAGCTTTTTATTCAGTGGACACCCTAAGAACTCTGGGGCTTGATAACAACCCACTGGCATGTGACTGCCGTTTGCTTTGGGTGGTGCAAAGGCGACTATACATGGACTTTGGTGAAAGTCCGCCAACTTGCATTACCTCAGTCCAGCTGCAGGGCTGGAATTTTCTGGATTTCCCTGAGGTTGAGCTGCCGGATTTGCTTACCTGTCGGCCACCTCGAATTCTTAACCGCAAAGCTCAGGTGTTGAAAGTAGATCAGGgacacacagtggtgtttcaCTGCAGTGCCGAAGGTGACCCTCTGCCATCTGTCAGATGGCTAAACCCACAGCTAAGATCTTTATCACCCATCGGCAGAGTACGAGCTCTGTCCAATGGCTCGCTGGAGGTTCGCTATGCTCAGCCTCAAGATAGTGGCAAGTATCTCTGTGTGGCATCAAACGCAGCGGGAAACGACAGCCTGCCCATTAGCCTTCATGTCCAAACCTTTCCATCATCTTCTAAGAAACCATTTCGTCTTAAAGGTTGGTCTGCCTTTCCATCTGCTGCTCCAGGTGTGAACGGAAATCAGAAACTCAATTTTGATGTAAAGACCCTACTGATAGCAGCAACCATAGGGTTTCTCTCGTTTTTCAGCTCTGTGagtgtttgtttcattttcatgttcttCTGGAGTAAGGGCAAAGGTCAGATAAAACACACAGCCACAATCGCGTATGTGCCACGAAGCGCCATGTCGAGCAGTAATGGAGGGACAAGCAGCTATATGGAAACGGGGAGGTTTACCATGAAGCTGTTATGA